In a genomic window of Tissierella sp. Yu-01:
- the pflA gene encoding pyruvate formate-lyase-activating protein yields the protein MKGRLHSIETMGLVDGPGIRTVIFLQGCPLRCAYCHNPDSQTMFSNREITPEEVLNIARRYKKYYDRSGGGITFSGGECLLQGEFLLETLKLLKAEGFNTAIDTTGYGKEEYFKEILKYVDTVILDIKHFDNIGYKDLTGVNMNGFYKFLSYLDDFTGKLWIRHVMVPGITDNEESIYKLFDRIAYLADKIDRIEILPYHTMALDKYEALGREYRLKDVPEMDANKAMEYQEILTNLLKDEKQRVINTKRII from the coding sequence ATGAAAGGAAGACTACATTCAATAGAAACCATGGGTTTAGTAGATGGACCAGGTATTAGAACAGTAATATTTTTACAAGGCTGTCCATTAAGATGTGCATATTGTCATAACCCAGATAGTCAAACGATGTTTTCTAATAGAGAAATTACTCCTGAAGAGGTATTAAATATAGCTAGACGATATAAAAAGTATTATGACAGATCAGGTGGAGGAATTACTTTCTCTGGGGGAGAGTGTTTACTTCAAGGAGAATTCTTGCTAGAAACCCTTAAACTTTTAAAAGCTGAAGGCTTCAATACAGCTATAGATACAACTGGATATGGCAAAGAAGAATACTTTAAGGAAATTCTCAAATATGTGGATACAGTAATATTGGATATTAAGCATTTTGACAATATTGGATACAAAGATTTAACTGGTGTAAATATGAATGGTTTTTATAAGTTTCTTTCTTACCTAGATGATTTCACTGGTAAGCTATGGATTAGACATGTCATGGTTCCTGGAATAACTGATAATGAAGAAAGTATATATAAACTATTTGATAGAATAGCTTATTTAGCGGATAAAATTGATAGGATTGAAATTCTTCCTTATCATACAATGGCCCTTGATAAATATGAAGCCCTCGGGAGAGAATATAGGTTAAAAGATGTACCTGAAATGGATGCGAATAAGGCCATGG
- the pflB gene encoding formate C-acetyltransferase: MKSWNGFIKGNWNENVDVKDFIHLNYKSYEGDDRFLAEASPKTEALWGKVEELINEEILTGKVDIDTSRFSGINNYEPGYIDKDNEIIVGLQTDAPLKRIVNPYGGYRMVKDSLNAYGVEMDEGLEEHFNNYRKTHNQGVFDAYTAEARRARTVGLLTGLPDAYGRGRIIGDYRRIALYGIDYLKEQKMKDKQNIKGLATEENIRHREELSEQIRALDEIKEMALSYGIDISKPASNAREAVQFLYLGYLAAVKENNGAAMSLGRNTTFLDIYIERDLNNGTLTEIEAQELIDQFVIKLRIVRHLRTPDYNELFAGDPNWITESIGGMGLDGRTLVTKTAFRFLHTLKTLSPAPEPNMTVLWSNDLPEGFKAYCAKMSKETGAIQYENDDLMKPIYGDDYAIACCVSAMRIGKDMQFFGARANLAKALLYAINGGVDEVKKDKNGNVIKVIDGIEKIDDEILDYDKVMKNYDKVMKDLAEIYVGTMNTIHYMHDKYAYEKGQMALHDSEVHRYMAFGIAGLSIVADSLSAIKYAKVKPIRDENGIAVDFEIEGDFPKYGNDDDRVDDIAIDIVTRFSDELKKTPTYRNAEHTLSVLTITSNVVYGKKTGSTPDGRKKGEPFAPGANPMHGRDENGALASLNSVAKLPYKDICQDGISNTFSIVPNALGKTDQDRINNLVGIMDGYFEQGAFHLNVNVLNRELLIDAMEHPEKYPTLTIRVSGYAVHFNRLTLEQKKEVISRTFHASC, encoded by the coding sequence ATGAAAAGCTGGAACGGATTCATTAAAGGAAATTGGAATGAGAATGTAGACGTAAAAGATTTTATACATCTAAACTATAAGTCATATGAAGGTGATGACCGTTTTCTTGCTGAAGCATCACCAAAGACAGAAGCTCTATGGGGAAAGGTTGAAGAGCTAATAAATGAAGAAATACTAACAGGTAAGGTTGATATTGATACTTCAAGATTCTCAGGAATCAATAATTATGAACCGGGATATATAGACAAGGATAATGAGATAATAGTAGGGTTACAAACAGATGCACCTCTAAAAAGAATAGTAAATCCATATGGCGGATATAGAATGGTTAAGGATTCTTTAAACGCATATGGTGTTGAAATGGATGAAGGGCTTGAGGAGCACTTTAACAATTACAGAAAGACACATAATCAGGGAGTATTCGATGCATACACCGCTGAAGCTAGGAGAGCAAGAACAGTAGGACTATTGACAGGATTACCTGATGCATACGGTAGAGGAAGAATAATTGGTGATTATAGAAGAATAGCTTTATACGGAATTGATTACTTAAAAGAGCAGAAGATGAAGGATAAACAAAATATTAAAGGATTAGCTACAGAGGAGAACATAAGACATAGAGAAGAATTATCAGAGCAGATAAGGGCTCTTGATGAGATAAAGGAAATGGCTCTATCCTACGGAATAGATATCTCCAAGCCTGCATCAAATGCTAGGGAAGCAGTTCAATTTCTATATTTAGGATATCTTGCAGCAGTAAAGGAAAACAATGGTGCAGCAATGTCACTAGGAAGAAATACTACATTCCTTGATATCTATATAGAAAGAGATTTGAATAATGGAACATTAACTGAAATAGAAGCTCAAGAATTAATAGATCAATTTGTAATCAAGCTTAGAATTGTAAGACATTTAAGAACACCTGACTATAATGAGCTATTTGCAGGTGATCCTAACTGGATTACTGAGTCAATTGGTGGAATGGGTTTAGATGGTAGAACTCTAGTAACTAAGACTGCCTTTAGATTTCTTCATACATTAAAAACTCTATCACCGGCTCCTGAGCCAAATATGACAGTTCTTTGGTCAAATGACTTGCCAGAAGGATTTAAAGCATACTGTGCAAAGATGAGCAAGGAAACTGGAGCTATTCAATATGAGAACGATGATTTGATGAAACCAATATATGGCGATGATTATGCAATTGCATGTTGTGTATCAGCTATGAGAATAGGTAAAGATATGCAATTCTTTGGAGCAAGAGCAAACTTAGCTAAAGCATTATTATATGCTATCAACGGCGGAGTGGATGAGGTTAAAAAAGATAAGAATGGCAACGTAATTAAGGTAATAGATGGCATAGAAAAAATAGATGATGAAATTCTTGATTATGACAAGGTAATGAAAAATTATGACAAGGTAATGAAAGATCTAGCTGAGATTTATGTAGGTACAATGAATACAATTCATTACATGCATGATAAATATGCCTATGAAAAAGGTCAAATGGCATTACATGATTCAGAAGTACACAGATACATGGCTTTTGGTATTGCTGGGCTTTCAATAGTGGCAGATTCATTAAGTGCTATAAAATATGCGAAGGTGAAACCAATAAGAGATGAAAATGGAATAGCAGTTGATTTTGAAATAGAAGGAGATTTCCCTAAATACGGAAATGATGATGATAGAGTTGATGACATAGCTATAGATATTGTCACTAGATTCAGTGACGAGTTGAAGAAGACTCCAACTTACAGAAATGCTGAACATACTCTATCAGTACTAACAATAACATCAAATGTTGTTTACGGTAAGAAAACTGGATCAACTCCGGATGGCAGAAAGAAAGGCGAACCATTTGCACCAGGAGCTAACCCAATGCATGGAAGAGATGAAAATGGAGCTTTAGCATCACTTAATTCAGTAGCTAAATTACCATATAAGGATATATGTCAGGATGGTATTTCAAATACTTTCTCGATAGTACCAAATGCATTAGGAAAAACAGATCAAGATAGAATAAATAACTTAGTTGGCATCATGGATGGATATTTCGAACAAGGAGCATTCCACTTAAACGTTAATGTTCTGAACAGAGAACTACTAATAGATGCAATGGAACATCCAGAAAAATATCCAACATTAACAATAAGAGTATCAGGATATGCAGTACATTTCAACAGACTAACATTAGAGCAAAAGAAAGAAGTAATCAGTAGAACGTTCCACGCCAGTTGTTGA
- a CDS encoding FAD-dependent oxidoreductase, whose protein sequence is MNIDFKSTLPKSYWIASTAETSFPTLENDIDVDIAIVGGGMTGILCAYQLHKQGLKVAILESSKILNNTTSHTTAKITSQHDLFYYKLLNSMGEKLTKQYAEANESAIKDIQNIVEANNIDCGYSTQDAYVYTQQDDYINKIKDEVQAASTLGIKATFLDEIPLPLKIKGAVKFENQAQFHPKKFLLAIVDKMTKLGVQIYENSRVVELDKHVLDSYTLTTKNGNKINAKKVIIASHYPFINKPGMYFSKIYAERAYAIAIKAQEKFPGGMYLSAEEPTRSFRGLDTEDGELILLVGENHKTGQSDETTKHYRALLFTANEMFTVEDVPYWWSTQDCMTMDDIPYIGEFHQEYKDLYVATGFKKWGMTHSMVSSILLKDMIISGKSKWQDVYNPSRKINMQGAKELIKENANVASNLVGGKLEKGNDELYIKPGEAQLINIEGNRAGAYKDENGDLHIVNTTCTHMGCELNWNEAEKSWDCPCHGSRFNMDGKVIEGPAVEDLTFSNDVSTFKKVLTEKF, encoded by the coding sequence ATGAATATCGATTTTAAAAGTACCTTACCAAAGTCCTATTGGATTGCTTCTACTGCGGAAACAAGCTTTCCAACTTTAGAAAACGACATAGATGTGGATATTGCCATTGTAGGAGGTGGAATGACTGGAATCTTATGTGCATATCAACTTCACAAACAGGGCCTAAAAGTAGCTATACTCGAATCCAGTAAAATATTAAATAATACCACTTCCCATACTACGGCTAAAATAACTTCCCAGCATGATTTGTTTTATTACAAGTTACTGAACTCTATGGGAGAAAAATTAACGAAGCAGTATGCTGAAGCTAATGAATCAGCCATTAAAGACATTCAGAATATAGTTGAAGCAAATAATATAGACTGTGGATATTCTACTCAGGACGCATATGTTTATACACAGCAGGATGATTATATCAACAAGATAAAAGACGAAGTACAAGCTGCCTCTACCTTAGGTATCAAGGCAACCTTTCTAGATGAAATACCATTACCTCTAAAGATAAAGGGAGCAGTAAAATTCGAAAACCAAGCACAGTTCCACCCAAAGAAATTTCTATTAGCAATAGTTGATAAGATGACAAAGTTAGGAGTACAAATATATGAAAATTCAAGAGTAGTTGAATTGGATAAACATGTATTAGATAGCTATACACTAACAACTAAAAATGGAAATAAGATAAATGCAAAAAAGGTTATAATAGCATCTCACTATCCATTTATTAATAAGCCTGGGATGTATTTTTCCAAAATTTATGCCGAAAGAGCTTACGCCATTGCTATAAAAGCACAAGAAAAGTTTCCAGGTGGAATGTACCTCTCTGCAGAAGAACCTACTAGATCCTTTAGAGGTCTTGATACCGAGGATGGAGAATTGATACTATTGGTTGGTGAAAATCACAAAACAGGTCAAAGTGATGAAACAACGAAACACTACAGAGCTTTATTATTTACAGCCAATGAAATGTTTACTGTTGAGGATGTACCATATTGGTGGTCTACTCAAGATTGTATGACAATGGATGATATACCTTATATAGGGGAATTTCACCAGGAATATAAAGATCTATATGTGGCTACTGGATTTAAAAAATGGGGAATGACCCATAGTATGGTTTCATCTATACTACTCAAAGATATGATAATAAGCGGTAAGAGCAAGTGGCAGGATGTATATAATCCATCAAGAAAGATTAATATGCAAGGAGCTAAGGAATTAATAAAGGAAAATGCAAATGTAGCTAGTAATCTAGTAGGAGGTAAATTAGAAAAGGGAAATGATGAGCTTTACATTAAACCAGGAGAAGCTCAATTGATAAATATTGAAGGCAATAGAGCAGGAGCCTATAAGGATGAAAACGGAGATTTGCACATTGTAAATACCACATGCACCCATATGGGCTGTGAACTTAACTGGAATGAGGCAGAGAAATCCTGGGATTGCCCATGTCACGGGTCCAGGTTCAATATGGACGGTAAAGTAATAGAAGGCCCTGCAGTTGAAGACTTAACATTTAGCAATGATGTGAGTACATTCAAGAAGGTATTGACAGAGAAGTTTTAG
- a CDS encoding DMT family transporter: MKSRLYIIIAMLTFGSISIFVRKIGLPSSVISLLRAIIASLFLILYSVITKNKISMQKIKDNFWLLLLSGSAMGANWIFLFEAYKYTTVSNATLTYYFEPAIVMLLSPFLLKEKLSIRKFISIVVAVAGLFMIVNTDSSVVGSYNHPLGLTYGLIAAILYATVILTNKFFKNLSGLEATLIQLVVSVIVLVPYVLFVERPTLDIFKAEFIPYILILGILYTAIPYLLYFTGMQNLKGQTIAMLSYIDPVSAVIISAVVFKESLTLLQVAGGMLILGSSYINDNDLTQFTDGFSVN, from the coding sequence TTGAAATCGAGATTATATATCATCATTGCTATGTTAACTTTTGGGAGTATAAGTATATTTGTTAGAAAGATTGGACTGCCATCTAGTGTCATCTCATTATTGAGGGCTATAATAGCTAGTTTGTTTTTGATCTTATATAGTGTAATTACAAAGAATAAGATATCAATGCAAAAGATAAAAGATAATTTTTGGCTACTACTTCTTTCTGGGTCAGCAATGGGAGCCAACTGGATATTTTTATTTGAAGCTTATAAATATACAACTGTATCCAATGCAACATTAACATATTATTTTGAACCAGCAATAGTAATGCTTTTATCACCTTTTCTATTAAAGGAAAAGTTAAGCATAAGAAAATTCATAAGTATAGTGGTGGCGGTAGCAGGTTTATTTATGATAGTGAACACCGATAGCTCTGTAGTAGGTTCATATAATCACCCTCTTGGGCTTACATATGGACTAATTGCTGCAATTCTTTATGCAACGGTTATTCTAACAAATAAATTTTTCAAAAATCTATCAGGATTAGAAGCTACACTGATACAATTAGTTGTATCAGTTATAGTACTAGTTCCTTATGTATTATTTGTAGAAAGACCAACATTAGATATATTTAAAGCTGAGTTTATACCTTATATTTTAATTTTAGGTATTTTATATACAGCTATTCCGTATTTATTGTATTTTACAGGAATGCAGAATTTAAAAGGTCAAACCATTGCGATGCTCAGCTATATAGACCCTGTATCAGCGGTAATTATTTCAGCAGTAGTATTTAAAGAGAGTTTAACTTTATTACAAGTAGCAGGTGGGATGTTGATACTAGGTTCCAGTTATATTAACGATAATGACCTAACCCAATTTACGGATGGTTTTTCCGTAAATTGA
- a CDS encoding aminopeptidase has protein sequence MDLEKNLEKYAELAVKVGINLQEKEGLIIAGNTDTLPLVRKIAKKAYEAGAKHVELLLDDDDISLMRYTYGKDFVFDDYPQWKVNALEEMYKDNYHHLIVKAPNPELLKDIDGEIIARSQKSSSKAMAAISKYRMTGFTKWTIIAMPSTAWAKSVFPELDDKVAVEKLWEKVFAATRIDQEDPVKAWELHDKNLKKYRNYLNDKEFEKLVLKGPGTDLEVYLAEGHFWMGGSKESQSGCSYVANMPTEEVFTTPHKLKVNGKLKATKPLSVNGKLVENFGFEFKDGQVVDFYAEKGYEVIKNLLENDEGARYLGEIALVQDDSPISNTGILFNNTLFDENASCHFALGKSYAYAMRNGSNLSQEELIAKGANDSLIHVDFMVGGPELEITAYEKDGNVVKLFEKGNWIF, from the coding sequence TTGGATTTGGAAAAAAATTTAGAGAAATATGCTGAATTAGCAGTAAAGGTTGGAATCAACCTTCAGGAAAAGGAAGGATTAATTATAGCTGGTAATACAGATACTCTTCCTTTAGTTAGAAAAATTGCCAAGAAAGCTTATGAGGCAGGAGCTAAACATGTTGAACTTCTGTTGGATGACGATGATATTTCACTTATGCGTTATACATATGGTAAAGACTTTGTATTTGACGATTATCCACAGTGGAAAGTAAATGCATTGGAAGAAATGTATAAGGATAATTATCACCATTTAATCGTAAAAGCACCAAATCCTGAGTTATTAAAGGATATTGATGGTGAAATTATAGCAAGGAGTCAAAAATCCTCTTCAAAAGCAATGGCAGCTATTTCAAAATATCGTATGACTGGTTTTACTAAGTGGACTATTATCGCTATGCCTTCAACTGCTTGGGCAAAATCCGTATTCCCAGAATTAGATGATAAGGTTGCTGTAGAGAAGCTTTGGGAAAAAGTATTTGCAGCAACAAGAATAGACCAAGAGGATCCAGTTAAAGCTTGGGAACTTCACGATAAAAATCTTAAAAAATATAGAAATTATTTAAACGACAAAGAATTTGAGAAACTTGTACTAAAAGGACCCGGTACTGATTTAGAGGTATATTTAGCTGAAGGCCACTTTTGGATGGGTGGGTCCAAGGAAAGTCAGTCAGGCTGTTCTTACGTAGCAAACATGCCTACTGAAGAGGTATTTACAACTCCACATAAACTAAAAGTTAACGGGAAGTTAAAGGCAACTAAACCACTCAGCGTAAATGGCAAACTAGTAGAAAACTTTGGATTTGAATTCAAGGATGGTCAGGTTGTAGACTTTTATGCCGAAAAGGGATATGAAGTAATTAAAAACCTTTTAGAAAATGATGAAGGTGCAAGATATTTAGGAGAAATAGCCTTGGTTCAAGATGATTCACCGATTTCTAATACTGGCATCCTTTTTAATAATACATTGTTTGACGAAAATGCTTCCTGCCATTTTGCACTCGGAAAATCCTATGCCTATGCCATGAGAAATGGTTCAAATCTATCTCAGGAAGAGTTAATTGCTAAGGGAGCTAACGATAGTCTGATTCATGTGGACTTCATGGTCGGTGGTCCCGAGTTGGAGATTACAGCTTATGAGAAGGATGGAAATGTAGTGAAGTTATTTGAGAAAGGAAACTGGATTTTTTAA
- a CDS encoding amidohydrolase, with product MKIKELAEKYNDYIIDQRRWLHAHPELSLQEVNTTAHLVEELEKMGIEVITFPNYNGCIGIIKGGKPGKTIMLRADIDALPVEEHTGLPYASTNGNMHACGHDIHMAVQLGASKILLDLKDELEGTVKLLFQSGEEVAGGAKYYVENGYLDDVDAVYGNHIWSGVEAGKFSIEGGERMASCDTFKITVEGVSSHGSAPHLGNDALFAAASIVMNVQSYISRRKDPLEAAVVTIGTIHGGQRFNIIANHVEMEGTTRAFNKEIRNAIEGELRTIVENTAKALGVTAKLEYSYLTDPIINENETLNKIAHDAVIKLYGEDAIRPMTKVLGAEDFSYLMKDRPGFFGFSGCYNEEIGAIHNNHSDMFIVDESTLHMTAALTAQFAYDYLNHTK from the coding sequence ATGAAAATAAAAGAACTAGCTGAAAAGTATAATGATTATATTATAGATCAAAGACGTTGGTTACACGCACATCCAGAGCTTAGCTTACAAGAGGTAAATACAACTGCTCACCTAGTAGAAGAATTGGAGAAAATGGGTATCGAAGTAATAACATTCCCTAATTATAACGGTTGTATTGGAATCATAAAAGGCGGAAAACCAGGAAAAACCATTATGCTTCGTGCAGATATTGATGCTTTACCCGTTGAAGAACATACAGGTCTACCTTATGCTTCAACAAATGGGAACATGCATGCTTGTGGTCATGATATACACATGGCTGTACAATTAGGAGCATCAAAAATCTTACTAGATTTAAAAGATGAATTAGAAGGTACTGTAAAGCTTCTTTTCCAATCTGGCGAAGAAGTAGCTGGTGGAGCTAAATACTATGTTGAAAATGGATACTTAGATGATGTAGATGCAGTATACGGAAATCATATTTGGTCAGGAGTAGAGGCAGGCAAATTCAGTATCGAGGGCGGAGAAAGAATGGCTTCATGCGATACATTTAAAATCACAGTTGAAGGAGTATCCTCCCATGGTTCAGCTCCTCATCTAGGAAATGATGCGTTATTTGCTGCAGCTTCCATTGTCATGAATGTACAATCCTATATAAGTAGAAGAAAAGATCCCCTTGAAGCGGCTGTTGTGACAATTGGAACTATCCATGGAGGTCAAAGATTTAATATAATTGCCAACCATGTTGAAATGGAAGGTACTACAAGAGCATTTAATAAGGAAATAAGAAATGCCATAGAAGGCGAACTTAGAACTATAGTAGAAAACACAGCTAAGGCTCTAGGGGTAACTGCAAAGTTAGAATACAGTTATCTTACAGATCCAATAATAAATGAAAACGAAACATTAAATAAAATAGCACATGATGCAGTTATTAAACTATATGGAGAGGATGCAATAAGACCAATGACTAAGGTTTTAGGTGCTGAAGACTTTTCATATTTAATGAAAGATAGACCTGGATTCTTTGGTTTCTCAGGTTGCTACAATGAAGAAATTGGCGCTATCCATAACAATCATAGTGATATGTTCATAGTAGACGAGAGTACTTTGCATATGACTGCAGCTTTAACTGCACAATTTGCATATGATTACTTAAATCATACTAAATAA
- a CDS encoding SPFH domain-containing protein, whose amino-acid sequence MGLIKAISSAIGDSLADQWLEVIEPNNMGDNTVFTSGIKVRKDDRRGSNRKSTQDTVSNGSIIHVYPNQFMMLVDGGKVVDYTAEEGYYKVDNSSLPSLFDGGFKDTLKESFQRIKYGGVTPTSQKVFYINLQEIKGIKFGTPNPLNYFDNFYNSELFLRTHGTYSIKITDPLLFFMEAIPRNEDKVEIQDINEQYLSEFLEALQSAINQMSIDGIRISHVASKGRELSKYMSDILDEEWKKTRGMEIQSVGISNISYDDESKELINMRNKGAMLGDPSVREGYVQGSIARGLEAAGSNEAGSTQAFMGMGFGMQATGGFMDAASESNQKQMEEQRKQAATHTNVPNDNAWFCGNCGVKNTGKFCTECGTKKSTPAFCSNCGYKVEGDTPNFCPECGNKF is encoded by the coding sequence ATGGGGTTAATAAAAGCTATTAGTAGCGCAATAGGTGATTCCTTAGCCGATCAATGGTTAGAGGTTATCGAACCCAATAATATGGGGGACAACACCGTATTTACATCGGGAATAAAAGTTAGAAAAGATGATAGAAGAGGTTCCAATAGGAAGAGTACACAAGATACCGTTTCAAACGGATCAATCATCCATGTTTATCCAAACCAATTTATGATGCTGGTAGATGGTGGTAAGGTTGTAGATTATACTGCTGAAGAGGGATATTACAAAGTTGATAATTCATCATTACCTTCCTTATTCGATGGTGGATTTAAAGATACCTTAAAAGAATCATTCCAACGTATTAAATATGGTGGTGTTACACCGACATCACAAAAGGTTTTTTATATAAATTTACAAGAGATTAAAGGTATTAAATTTGGCACTCCAAATCCACTTAACTATTTTGACAATTTTTATAACTCCGAGCTATTTTTAAGAACACACGGAACTTATTCCATTAAGATTACAGATCCATTGTTATTCTTTATGGAGGCAATTCCAAGGAATGAGGATAAAGTGGAAATCCAGGATATAAATGAACAATATTTATCTGAGTTTTTAGAGGCATTGCAATCTGCCATAAATCAGATGTCCATAGATGGAATAAGGATTTCACATGTTGCTTCTAAGGGTAGAGAGTTAAGCAAATACATGTCAGATATACTTGATGAGGAATGGAAAAAAACAAGAGGTATGGAAATACAATCAGTAGGTATTTCGAATATATCTTATGATGATGAATCCAAGGAATTAATAAATATGAGAAACAAGGGTGCTATGCTTGGGGATCCATCTGTTAGAGAAGGCTATGTGCAAGGTTCCATTGCAAGAGGTCTTGAGGCTGCCGGATCAAATGAAGCAGGAAGTACACAAGCCTTTATGGGTATGGGCTTCGGAATGCAAGCTACAGGTGGATTTATGGACGCCGCATCAGAATCAAACCAGAAACAAATGGAAGAACAAAGAAAACAAGCTGCAACACATACTAATGTGCCTAATGATAATGCATGGTTCTGTGGCAATTGTGGTGTAAAGAATACAGGAAAGTTCTGTACTGAATGTGGAACTAAAAAGAGTACTCCAGCTTTCTGTTCAAATTGCGGATATAAGGTAGAGGGGGATACTCCTAACTTCTGTCCTGAATGTGGTAATAAGTTCTAG